The proteins below are encoded in one region of uncultured Eubacteriales bacterium:
- the ypeB gene encoding Germination protein YpeB, which yields MRINLKTRKAKTLIISYVAAAFLITGGFAIQSHARAVAYQNTLSNVYQHAFTELATAMSEVNTSLQKLSYATSPTLVSSLCTELFGKTSSAQMALGELPYSNVELEQTASFIAKVGDYAVALSRNTAMNGACSDEERQNLQSLAEASASLSQMLEDLSSDIYRNVVTLEDLDQATARLTAATEKGGEINAGAYKNIESEFPELPTLVYDGPFSEHLTDRVPKLLEGKEDVTKEQALTAAAQFLGVKSDILAVSNTLEGNLPGWGFSATIEGGEVYVEVARKGGVVVQMINSRPAGEAAYSTEEATQEGLAFLQAHGYENLVPTYYISKANLLTINLAAVQDGVILYPDLIKVTVALDTCRVMGFDARGYLMNHTQRTLPQPTVSKEEAQSKVDGGLEVLSYQLALIPTSGEYEILCHEFKCQTADGRHYLFYINVETGNEERILLLLEDETGTLVI from the coding sequence ATGAGAATAAACCTGAAAACCAGGAAAGCGAAAACGCTTATAATAAGCTACGTGGCGGCGGCCTTTCTCATCACAGGCGGCTTTGCTATCCAGAGCCACGCAAGGGCCGTGGCCTATCAGAACACGCTAAGCAATGTATATCAACATGCCTTTACAGAGCTTGCAACCGCTATGTCCGAGGTGAACACCTCCCTACAAAAGCTCTCCTATGCCACTTCCCCAACCCTCGTCTCCTCCCTGTGCACCGAGCTCTTCGGAAAGACCTCGTCGGCCCAGATGGCACTGGGTGAGCTGCCTTACAGTAACGTGGAGCTGGAGCAGACCGCCTCCTTTATCGCCAAGGTGGGCGATTACGCCGTCGCCCTCTCCCGGAACACCGCCATGAACGGCGCCTGTTCCGATGAGGAGCGGCAAAATCTCCAGTCCCTGGCTGAGGCGTCCGCCTCTCTTTCTCAGATGTTGGAGGACTTGAGCTCCGACATCTACAGGAACGTGGTCACACTGGAGGACTTGGATCAGGCAACGGCACGACTCACCGCCGCCACTGAGAAAGGCGGCGAGATAAACGCCGGCGCGTACAAAAATATCGAATCCGAGTTTCCTGAACTCCCCACTCTGGTATATGACGGTCCCTTCTCCGAGCACCTCACCGACCGTGTGCCCAAGCTGCTGGAGGGCAAGGAGGACGTCACAAAGGAGCAGGCCCTCACCGCCGCCGCCCAATTCCTTGGCGTGAAAAGCGACATCTTGGCAGTCTCCAACACTTTGGAGGGCAACCTCCCTGGCTGGGGGTTTAGCGCCACCATTGAGGGCGGCGAGGTCTATGTGGAGGTGGCCCGCAAGGGCGGCGTGGTGGTGCAGATGATTAACTCCCGTCCGGCAGGCGAGGCCGCCTACTCCACCGAAGAGGCCACCCAGGAGGGTCTTGCATTCCTGCAGGCACACGGGTATGAAAACCTGGTCCCCACCTATTATATCAGCAAGGCAAATCTTCTTACCATCAACCTGGCGGCAGTTCAGGACGGCGTCATCCTCTACCCCGACCTCATTAAGGTCACCGTGGCGCTGGACACCTGTCGCGTGATGGGCTTTGACGCCCGTGGCTACCTGATGAATCACACCCAGCGCACCCTGCCCCAGCCCACAGTATCGAAGGAGGAGGCCCAGAGCAAGGTGGACGGTGGCCTGGAGGTCCTCTCCTACCAGCTCGCCCTGATTCCCACCAGCGGCGAGTACGAAATTCTCTGTCATGAATTCAAGTGTCAGACGGCGGACGGCAGGCACTATCTCTTCTATATCAATGTGGAAACCGGCAACGAAGAACGCATTCTGCTCCTGTTGGAGGACGAGACAGGCACGTTGGTCATCTGA
- a CDS encoding Acetyltransferase, GNAT family, with protein MYEIKFCTEEEVHPRIAGLREYNKRFIKETSDLSCYLEDETGHCAGGISAWRADELIYVDLLFVEESKRKLGLGAKLLSFVEEEGRKLGVKYVELNTFGFQAPGFYEKQGYHQFGKLENCVNGYGHYFYLKEL; from the coding sequence ATGTACGAGATCAAATTTTGCACTGAGGAAGAGGTCCATCCCCGCATTGCGGGTCTCCGGGAGTACAATAAGCGCTTTATAAAGGAGACCTCCGACCTCTCCTGCTATTTGGAGGACGAGACTGGGCACTGTGCCGGGGGTATCAGCGCCTGGAGGGCGGATGAGCTCATCTACGTGGACCTGCTCTTTGTAGAGGAGTCTAAGCGAAAGCTGGGTCTGGGGGCCAAACTGCTGAGCTTTGTAGAGGAGGAGGGGCGGAAACTGGGCGTAAAGTACGTGGAGCTCAATACTTTCGGCTTTCAGGCCCCTGGATTCTATGAGAAGCAGGGCTACCACCAGTTTGGAAAATTGGAAAACTGTGTGAATGGATACGGACACTATTTTTATTTGAAAGAGCTATAA
- a CDS encoding FtsK/SpoIIIE family protein, protein MATAQKKTGSRQAPAKRTSSTKGKSAKSAKKAPRPVRRGVGAVICLVLAFFAVFGYFDVDALFINFYCKILKGILGYGFWIVPPALLMASYILAFHRGRPVQMRLWCTLLLPLMAGVILHLIFNQTEYLWDWSIFSALWTDGAGGKSGGVMGGILALGCALAFSRLGTGILFAAGAVMMVLGAFNLTVVDVVDYFRSRERLEYEEEILPERRPKLRRDPEPEPEVPARRKPNIDIPVDEPSASPEPVEQPPKRERFFNRKPAVPTPDQVLSGVGEEPVAVRETEEEPFPIRVQPIPTPAFTPTPSTVPPSPAPEIVREPAVPKAKPSQAAQAAVEVAHDIEKKLTEGPPAYQYPPVSLLKEGEGIIGADAIGELKNNQVRLSDTIRSFGIEANIVNVTRGPSVTRYELELDQGVRLNKLTNLADDIALALGATGVRIAPIPDKISMVGIEVPNKLVSPVYIHEVIDSKEFRDHSSKVCFAVGKDIGGNSIVGNIAKLPHLLIAGTTGSGKSVCTNSLIVSLLYKATPEEVRLIMVDPKMVELGIYNGIPHLLIPVVTDPKKAAGALQWAVTEMMKRYRAFSEVGVRDLASYNAHVARTEGMAKMPQVVVVIDELADLMLVAAKEVEESICRVAQMGRASGMHLIIATQRPSADVITGLMKANIPSRIAFAVASSLESRIILDTTGAEKLVGRGDMLYFPLGTGKPQRVQGCLISDEEVANVVEFVKRSGGAEYDEAIIHEIEQHAAEKEKGSKGVGGSAPDEVGDDYDELLPAAIEVVVETGMASVSMLQRRLKLGYSRAARLVDQMEEKGIVGPFEGSKPRQLLITKEQWQEMQFRQGMVDVAPDMGAVPEEFDYEGDAIPQGRDLPPFDMGD, encoded by the coding sequence ATGGCGACCGCACAGAAGAAAACGGGGAGCCGTCAGGCCCCCGCCAAGCGGACAAGCAGTACGAAAGGGAAGAGCGCAAAGAGCGCGAAAAAAGCGCCACGCCCCGTTAGGCGGGGGGTGGGGGCCGTCATTTGCCTGGTGCTGGCTTTTTTTGCTGTCTTCGGCTATTTTGACGTGGATGCCCTGTTCATCAACTTCTACTGCAAAATATTGAAGGGCATCCTGGGGTACGGCTTTTGGATCGTTCCCCCTGCGCTGCTCATGGCAAGCTACATTCTTGCCTTTCACCGTGGCCGTCCCGTGCAGATGAGGCTGTGGTGCACACTGCTGCTGCCCCTGATGGCGGGGGTCATTCTGCACCTGATCTTCAACCAAACGGAATATCTGTGGGATTGGTCCATTTTCTCCGCCCTCTGGACGGACGGCGCGGGCGGCAAAAGCGGTGGTGTAATGGGGGGCATCCTGGCCCTGGGCTGTGCGCTGGCGTTCAGCCGCCTCGGTACGGGTATCCTCTTCGCCGCGGGGGCGGTGATGATGGTGCTTGGCGCGTTCAACCTTACGGTGGTGGACGTGGTGGACTACTTCCGCAGTCGGGAACGGCTGGAGTATGAGGAGGAGATCCTCCCCGAGCGTAGGCCCAAGCTCCGCAGAGATCCCGAGCCGGAACCTGAGGTACCGGCCAGACGCAAGCCCAACATCGACATCCCGGTGGACGAGCCCTCAGCCTCTCCTGAGCCGGTGGAGCAGCCTCCCAAACGGGAGCGGTTTTTTAACCGCAAGCCCGCCGTCCCTACTCCGGATCAGGTGCTCTCCGGGGTGGGGGAGGAGCCAGTCGCTGTTCGAGAGACCGAAGAGGAGCCATTCCCGATCCGGGTGCAGCCTATTCCCACGCCCGCCTTTACACCCACGCCATCCACTGTACCGCCGTCTCCCGCGCCCGAGATCGTCCGGGAGCCTGCGGTACCCAAAGCCAAGCCCAGCCAAGCCGCCCAGGCCGCCGTAGAGGTGGCCCATGACATTGAGAAGAAATTGACCGAGGGCCCACCTGCTTACCAATACCCGCCCGTGTCCCTGCTGAAAGAGGGGGAGGGTATCATCGGAGCCGATGCCATCGGCGAGCTAAAGAACAATCAGGTCCGCCTGTCGGATACCATCCGCTCCTTCGGTATCGAGGCCAACATCGTCAACGTCACCCGTGGCCCTTCGGTCACCCGATACGAGCTGGAGCTGGACCAGGGCGTGCGGCTTAATAAGCTCACCAATCTTGCCGACGACATTGCCCTGGCCCTGGGGGCCACCGGCGTGCGGATTGCACCCATCCCGGACAAGATCTCCATGGTGGGCATCGAGGTACCCAACAAGCTGGTCTCCCCGGTGTACATCCACGAAGTCATCGACTCCAAGGAATTCCGGGATCACAGCTCCAAGGTCTGTTTTGCCGTGGGCAAGGACATCGGCGGCAATAGTATCGTGGGCAACATCGCAAAGCTGCCCCACCTGCTCATTGCAGGTACCACCGGCTCGGGTAAGTCGGTATGTACCAACTCTCTGATCGTTTCACTGCTCTACAAGGCCACACCGGAGGAGGTTCGCCTTATCATGGTGGACCCAAAGATGGTGGAGCTAGGCATTTATAACGGCATCCCGCACCTTCTTATCCCTGTGGTTACAGACCCCAAGAAAGCGGCCGGGGCCCTCCAGTGGGCGGTCACCGAGATGATGAAACGCTACCGCGCCTTCTCTGAGGTGGGGGTGCGTGACCTTGCCTCCTATAACGCCCACGTAGCCAGAACCGAGGGCATGGCCAAGATGCCCCAGGTGGTGGTGGTTATTGACGAGCTGGCCGATTTGATGCTGGTAGCCGCCAAGGAGGTGGAGGAGTCCATCTGCCGGGTGGCCCAGATGGGCCGCGCCTCCGGTATGCACCTCATCATTGCTACCCAGCGGCCCTCCGCCGACGTCATCACCGGACTGATGAAGGCAAACATCCCGTCGCGCATCGCCTTCGCCGTAGCCTCCAGCCTGGAGTCCCGTATCATTCTGGATACCACAGGCGCGGAAAAGCTGGTGGGCCGTGGCGATATGCTCTATTTTCCGCTGGGCACCGGCAAGCCCCAGCGGGTCCAGGGCTGCTTGATCTCCGATGAAGAGGTAGCCAACGTGGTAGAGTTTGTCAAGCGCAGCGGCGGCGCGGAGTACGACGAGGCCATCATCCATGAGATCGAGCAGCACGCCGCCGAGAAAGAGAAGGGCTCGAAAGGCGTGGGCGGCTCCGCCCCCGATGAGGTTGGGGACGACTACGACGAGCTGCTCCCAGCCGCCATTGAGGTGGTGGTGGAGACCGGCATGGCCAGCGTCTCCATGCTCCAGCGTCGCTTAAAGCTGGGCTACTCCCGGGCCGCGCGATTGGTGGACCAGATGGAGGAAAAGGGGATCGTTGGACCCTTCGAGGGCTCCAAGCCCCGGCAGCTCCTCATCACCAAAGAACAGTGGCAGGAAATGCAGTTCCGCCAGGGTATGGTGGATGTGGCGCCCGATATGGGCGCCGTGCCCGAGGAGTTCGACTACGAGGGGGACGCCATTCCCCAAGGCCGGGATTTGCCTCCCTTTGACATGGGGGATTAA
- the uppP gene encoding Undecaprenyl-diphosphatase, with the protein MTYLMSVIMGAIQGVAEFLPISSSGHLALFQAFFGMKDVEAEHMFFAVLLHFGTFISVCIVYWRDIVDMVREFFLGIAALFSKKEGRGTPPPARRLVMLIIIATLPLFVMVFLKDYIAVLFQSSIMVSIALLVTGFLLFFADRLPKGHKTAKNATVKDAVVVGVAQAIAVIPGLSRSGTTISAGMFQGFDRGFAVRFSFLMSLPAVLGANVLELKDAIEVGFDFSLLPVYLVGVLTATLVGYFSIRLVKSMADKGKFGKFAYYCWAVGAISLIAGIILR; encoded by the coding sequence ATGACTTATTTGATGTCGGTCATCATGGGTGCTATTCAGGGTGTCGCGGAGTTTTTGCCCATCTCCAGCTCGGGCCACCTGGCTCTTTTTCAGGCGTTTTTCGGCATGAAGGACGTGGAGGCGGAGCATATGTTCTTTGCTGTGCTCCTCCATTTCGGCACCTTCATTTCTGTTTGCATTGTCTATTGGCGGGACATTGTGGACATGGTGCGGGAGTTCTTTCTGGGCATTGCTGCGCTCTTCTCAAAAAAAGAGGGGAGGGGGACGCCCCCGCCTGCCCGGCGTCTCGTCATGCTCATCATAATTGCTACCCTGCCACTCTTCGTCATGGTCTTTCTGAAGGACTACATAGCAGTTCTCTTCCAGAGCAGCATCATGGTCTCTATCGCGCTGCTGGTGACGGGCTTTCTCCTCTTCTTTGCCGACCGGCTGCCTAAGGGGCACAAGACTGCCAAGAACGCCACGGTAAAGGATGCGGTGGTTGTGGGCGTAGCCCAGGCCATCGCTGTCATTCCCGGCCTGTCCCGGTCAGGCACCACCATCTCTGCGGGGATGTTCCAGGGCTTTGACCGGGGCTTTGCCGTGCGCTTTTCATTCCTCATGTCCCTGCCCGCCGTGCTGGGGGCCAACGTCCTGGAGCTGAAGGACGCAATTGAGGTCGGTTTCGATTTTTCCCTTCTGCCCGTCTATCTGGTAGGTGTGTTGACAGCTACCCTGGTGGGCTACTTCTCCATTCGCCTCGTAAAGTCTATGGCGGACAAGGGCAAGTTCGGAAAATTTGCCTACTACTGCTGGGCGGTGGGTGCGATCTCGCTGATCGCGGGCATCATTTTGAGGTAA
- the tepA gene encoding Translocation-enhancing protein TepA has product MSEEKKETLETGNEDKETDQNDRQQQIVDMGSATIKTQRGTIHTLTIVGQIEGHQILPPSSKSTKYEHVMPLLATIEESDEVDGLLILLNTVGGDIEAGLAIAELISSMRKPTVSLVLGGGHSIGVPLAVSAKASFIAPSAAMTIHPVRLNGLVIGVPQTFNYFERIQERIIQFVTRNSHIKRETFTALMLQTGELAADIGSVIYGEEAVSIGLIDHIGGLSDALECLHTMMEENKKVGP; this is encoded by the coding sequence ATGAGCGAAGAGAAAAAAGAGACCCTTGAGACGGGTAACGAAGACAAGGAGACCGACCAGAATGACCGCCAGCAGCAGATCGTGGACATGGGCTCGGCCACCATTAAGACTCAGCGGGGCACGATCCACACTCTGACCATCGTGGGGCAGATCGAAGGGCACCAGATCTTGCCGCCCTCCAGCAAGAGCACCAAGTACGAGCATGTGATGCCCCTCCTCGCCACTATCGAAGAGAGCGACGAGGTGGATGGCCTGCTTATCCTCCTCAACACCGTGGGCGGGGACATCGAGGCTGGGCTTGCCATCGCGGAGCTGATCTCCAGCATGAGAAAGCCCACGGTGTCTTTGGTGCTGGGCGGCGGGCACTCGATCGGCGTACCTCTGGCGGTGTCGGCCAAGGCCTCCTTCATCGCGCCCTCGGCGGCCATGACCATCCACCCTGTGCGGCTCAATGGACTGGTCATCGGCGTGCCCCAGACCTTCAACTATTTTGAGCGCATCCAGGAGCGCATCATTCAATTCGTCACCCGTAACAGCCATATAAAGAGGGAGACCTTTACAGCGCTTATGCTCCAAACCGGAGAGCTGGCCGCCGACATCGGCAGCGTCATCTACGGGGAGGAGGCGGTGTCCATCGGTCTCATCGACCACATCGGGGGTCTGTCCGACGCGCTGGAGTGCCTGCATACCATGATGGAGGAGAATAAGAAAGTCGGGCCGTAG
- the coaE gene encoding Dephospho-CoA kinase: protein MKIIGITGPTGAGKTTALNVLAGLGGEIVDCDAVYHELLEYSEPMKRELTARFGRGILSGEGRLDRKLLGQVVFQDQDALLALNAITHRYVGKEVRARIAVAEAEGRTAVAIDAIALIESGLGKLCHAVVGVLAPAEVRVKRIVAREGITEEYARLRVAAQKEDAYFRANCTHILENSEDDTPEIFAERARVLFKTILGEGPIQATVQDIKEENFMEEKVKTIGELRREALLDNPKNGYDRLTIEDEAAMKTYCEDYKKFLDAGKTERECVDEAIRLAEAQGFKAFTRGMTVNPGEKLYRANRGKALMLAVVGSAPLSEGVNIGAAHIDAPRLDLKQRPLYEDSELAFLKTHYYGGIRKYQWVTIPLELHGVVALKSGATVKVTVGNGAGDPVFTIDDLLPHLAQDQSKKPLNEAIPAESLNILVGSRPYKNDEGTDRVKLAVMDILNQKYGITETDFISAELAAVPAFKASDVGFDRSMIGAYGHDDRVCSFAALAGIMALNEPRRTAVCMLADKEEIGSEGVTGMKSAAFDTFMSDLCDTQRIPLKACYEKSFCLSADVTAAFDPNFPEVYEKRNSALVNYGMGLCKYTGSRGKSGASDATAEVVGYARRVLDDAGVMWQMAELGKADQGGGGTVAVYMAERDIDTLDAGVPVLSMHAPFETVSKLDCYMTYKGMKAIYEQ from the coding sequence ATGAAAATCATTGGCATAACCGGCCCTACGGGGGCAGGTAAGACCACGGCCCTCAACGTGCTGGCTGGGCTGGGCGGTGAGATCGTGGACTGCGATGCGGTCTATCATGAGCTTTTGGAGTATAGCGAGCCCATGAAACGGGAATTGACGGCGCGGTTTGGGAGGGGTATACTAAGCGGCGAAGGGCGTCTGGATAGAAAACTCCTGGGTCAGGTAGTCTTTCAGGACCAAGACGCGCTTCTGGCTCTCAATGCCATCACCCATCGCTACGTGGGAAAAGAGGTCAGGGCGCGCATTGCCGTCGCTGAGGCGGAGGGACGTACCGCCGTCGCCATCGACGCCATTGCCCTCATTGAAAGCGGCCTAGGCAAGCTATGCCACGCGGTGGTGGGGGTGCTCGCCCCCGCCGAGGTGCGGGTCAAGCGCATCGTGGCACGGGAGGGCATTACCGAGGAGTACGCCCGCCTGCGGGTGGCGGCCCAGAAAGAGGACGCCTATTTCCGGGCAAACTGCACCCATATCCTGGAGAACAGCGAGGACGATACGCCGGAGATTTTTGCAGAACGTGCGAGAGTCCTGTTCAAGACAATTTTGGGCGAGGGGCCGATTCAGGCCACCGTTCAAGACATAAAGGAGGAAAATTTCATGGAAGAAAAGGTAAAGACCATTGGCGAGCTGCGGCGCGAGGCGCTGCTCGATAACCCGAAGAACGGCTATGACCGCCTCACCATCGAGGATGAGGCCGCCATGAAGACCTACTGCGAGGACTATAAGAAGTTCCTCGACGCGGGGAAGACCGAGCGCGAGTGTGTGGACGAGGCTATCCGTCTGGCCGAGGCCCAGGGCTTTAAGGCGTTCACCCGCGGCATGACGGTGAACCCCGGCGAAAAGCTCTACCGCGCTAACCGGGGCAAGGCTCTGATGCTGGCCGTTGTGGGTTCCGCCCCCCTCAGCGAGGGCGTGAACATTGGCGCGGCCCACATCGACGCGCCCCGGCTGGATCTGAAGCAGCGTCCCCTCTACGAGGACAGTGAGCTCGCCTTCCTCAAAACCCACTACTATGGCGGCATCCGCAAGTACCAGTGGGTTACCATCCCTCTCGAGCTCCATGGCGTGGTGGCCCTGAAGAGCGGTGCCACCGTCAAGGTCACCGTGGGGAACGGCGCGGGCGATCCCGTCTTCACCATCGACGACCTGCTGCCTCACCTGGCCCAGGATCAGAGCAAAAAGCCCCTGAATGAGGCTATCCCCGCGGAGAGCCTGAACATCCTGGTGGGCAGCCGCCCCTATAAGAATGACGAGGGCACCGACCGGGTCAAGCTGGCCGTCATGGACATCCTCAACCAGAAGTACGGCATTACCGAGACCGACTTCATCTCCGCCGAGCTCGCTGCTGTGCCCGCGTTCAAAGCCTCCGACGTGGGCTTTGACCGTTCAATGATCGGCGCATATGGGCACGACGACCGGGTCTGCTCGTTCGCCGCTCTGGCCGGAATTATGGCGCTGAACGAGCCCCGGCGTACCGCTGTGTGTATGCTGGCGGACAAGGAAGAGATCGGCTCCGAGGGTGTGACCGGCATGAAGTCCGCCGCGTTCGACACCTTTATGAGCGACCTGTGCGATACTCAGCGTATACCTCTCAAGGCCTGCTATGAGAAATCGTTCTGCCTCTCTGCCGACGTGACTGCGGCGTTTGATCCTAATTTCCCCGAGGTCTATGAGAAACGCAACAGCGCCTTGGTCAATTATGGCATGGGCTTGTGCAAGTACACCGGCAGCCGCGGTAAATCCGGCGCGTCGGACGCCACCGCCGAGGTGGTGGGCTACGCCCGCCGGGTGCTGGACGACGCGGGGGTCATGTGGCAAATGGCCGAGTTGGGCAAGGCCGACCAGGGCGGCGGCGGCACCGTGGCCGTCTACATGGCCGAGCGCGACATCGACACCCTGGACGCCGGCGTTCCCGTTCTGAGCATGCACGCTCCCTTCGAGACCGTCTCCAAGCTGGACTGCTACATGACCTACAAGGGCATGAAGGCAATCTACGAGCAATAA
- a CDS encoding conserved hypothetical protein (Evidence 4 : Homologs of previously reported genes of unknown function): protein MNIEVKNKVAIVREAGVLIADGQSALDLIATVNYETGCAAMVLPKEALSEDFFRLSTGLAGEVLQKFVNYHMRLAVVGDYSGYTSKNLKDFLYESNKGSSVLFLADEEEAVARLGQ from the coding sequence GTGAATATTGAAGTAAAAAATAAGGTGGCTATCGTGCGTGAGGCCGGGGTGCTCATCGCGGATGGGCAGTCAGCACTGGACCTGATCGCCACTGTAAACTACGAGACTGGCTGTGCCGCCATGGTGCTCCCAAAGGAGGCCCTGTCTGAGGACTTTTTCCGTCTGTCCACCGGCCTTGCGGGGGAGGTATTGCAGAAATTCGTCAACTACCATATGCGCCTCGCAGTTGTGGGTGACTACTCGGGCTACACCAGCAAAAACCTCAAGGATTTTCTTTATGAAAGCAACAAGGGCAGCTCCGTGCTCTTCCTGGCCGACGAGGAAGAGGCGGTGGCCCGGCTGGGCCAGTGA
- the ywlC gene encoding putative tRNA threonylcarbamoyladenosine biosynthesis protein YwlC (Evidence 3 : Function proposed based on presence of conserved amino acid motif, structural feature or limited homology) produces the protein MSKGAGWTAKLTQVLGPRDVIPAGEILRGGGLLGIPTETVYGLGANGLDTQAVTHIFEAKGRPQDNPLILHIPSVEWLERYCEDIPDEAYLLADRFWPGPLTMILKRKPIVPDVVTAGLDTVGMRCPDHAVCRAIITQADVPVAAPSGNTSGRPSPTTARHMLEDMGGKIDAIVDGGGCSVGVESTIIDLTLAPPRLLRPGGITLEQLRGALGEVAVDDAVMRLLTAGEKPKAPGMKYRHYAPKAPVIVVRGNALRGAEYISVHAGEGSGVICFDEYADLFPGRVVKTLGSAADKSAQARHVFDALRFFDGTDVTEIWAQCPDDTGLGLAISNRLNKAAGFHIIDLG, from the coding sequence ATGAGTAAGGGTGCCGGTTGGACTGCGAAGCTGACGCAAGTGCTGGGTCCCCGCGACGTGATCCCTGCCGGGGAAATACTCAGGGGGGGCGGCCTCCTAGGTATCCCCACCGAAACGGTATACGGCCTGGGGGCCAACGGCCTAGACACCCAAGCGGTGACCCATATCTTTGAGGCCAAGGGGCGCCCCCAGGATAACCCCTTGATTCTGCATATCCCGTCAGTGGAGTGGCTGGAGCGGTACTGCGAGGACATACCTGACGAGGCCTATCTGCTGGCAGACCGTTTCTGGCCCGGCCCACTCACCATGATCTTGAAACGAAAACCCATTGTTCCCGACGTGGTTACGGCCGGGCTTGATACCGTGGGGATGCGCTGCCCAGACCACGCCGTCTGTCGCGCCATTATCACCCAGGCCGACGTGCCGGTGGCCGCCCCCTCAGGCAATACCTCGGGCCGTCCCAGCCCCACTACAGCTCGCCACATGCTGGAGGACATGGGAGGCAAGATTGATGCCATCGTAGATGGCGGCGGCTGTTCTGTAGGGGTGGAGTCCACCATCATCGACTTGACGCTGGCCCCGCCCCGGCTCCTGCGCCCCGGCGGCATTACGCTGGAGCAGCTCCGGGGGGCGCTGGGAGAGGTCGCGGTGGATGATGCGGTAATGCGCCTTTTGACGGCAGGGGAGAAACCTAAGGCCCCCGGCATGAAGTATCGGCACTATGCACCCAAAGCCCCTGTAATCGTTGTAAGAGGAAATGCCTTGCGCGGTGCTGAGTATATCTCGGTCCACGCAGGGGAGGGGAGCGGTGTGATCTGCTTTGACGAGTACGCGGACCTGTTTCCGGGCCGAGTGGTCAAAACCTTGGGCAGCGCTGCGGACAAGTCCGCCCAAGCCCGACACGTCTTCGATGCCCTCCGCTTTTTCGACGGTACCGACGTAACCGAAATCTGGGCCCAATGCCCCGACGATACCGGATTGGGCCTTGCCATCTCCAACCGCCTGAATAAGGCGGCGGGGTTCCATATTATTGATTTAGGATGA
- a CDS encoding conserved hypothetical protein (Evidence 4 : Homologs of previously reported genes of unknown function) encodes MELLIHFKTLPDNKTLDDVHGELTALLADDGWLTGICESPEGGCLELELEDERANPKHGILAVKHYLQSASFAPDTTIELSGVPVGIYE; translated from the coding sequence ATGGAATTACTGATTCATTTTAAAACCCTACCCGACAACAAGACACTGGACGACGTGCATGGAGAGCTGACCGCACTTCTGGCGGATGACGGATGGCTCACCGGTATCTGCGAGAGCCCCGAGGGCGGTTGCCTGGAGCTGGAGCTGGAGGACGAGAGAGCCAACCCCAAGCACGGTATCCTGGCCGTCAAGCACTACCTCCAGAGTGCCTCCTTCGCCCCCGACACTACCATCGAGCTCTCAGGCGTGCCGGTGGGTATCTATGAGTAA